In a genomic window of Armatimonas rosea:
- a CDS encoding GNAT family N-acetyltransferase translates to MPDLLVPLYKLPSVDEELARLRAEGIVVRRAFPFDLSRTRRFIAKTFSEGWADETEAGFARQPITCWIAIHEKRVIGFACVDATMRGFFGPTGVDPTFRGRGVGAALLLAALHGLKELGYGYGIIAGAGPVAFYEKCCGATVIPGSEPGVYVDMLDADGEEAAR, encoded by the coding sequence ATGCCTGACTTACTCGTGCCGCTCTACAAGCTGCCTTCGGTGGACGAGGAACTCGCCCGCCTGCGCGCCGAGGGGATTGTCGTGCGCCGCGCCTTTCCCTTCGATCTCTCCCGTACCCGACGCTTTATCGCCAAGACGTTCTCCGAGGGCTGGGCCGACGAGACCGAGGCGGGCTTTGCCCGCCAGCCCATCACCTGCTGGATCGCCATCCACGAGAAACGGGTGATCGGCTTTGCCTGCGTCGATGCGACCATGCGCGGCTTTTTCGGCCCCACCGGGGTCGATCCTACCTTTCGTGGCCGGGGAGTGGGGGCGGCGCTCTTGCTTGCCGCGCTCCATGGACTCAAAGAGCTGGGCTACGGCTACGGTATAATTGCCGGGGCCGGGCCGGTCGCCTTCTACGAGAAGTGCTGCGGTGCCACGGTGATCCCCGGCTCGGAGCCTGGTGTCTACGTGGACATGCTGGACGCCGATGGTGAAGAAGCTGCCCGCTAG
- a CDS encoding PilZ domain-containing protein, whose amino-acid sequence MPFEDEEEFEIPDDVEAILRRQDEAMALLERLRAAEPFRRPKADQQGARRREFRRWPIPEGVTLELHDSNGWRTADVLDMGVGGARLNVLPAFADGPTPARLKAPASQAVLVLCDVMWKDNDGRAGIRFEFRDEDERENWSGGLIDALLARHAVS is encoded by the coding sequence ATGCCATTTGAAGACGAAGAAGAGTTTGAGATCCCCGACGATGTCGAGGCGATCCTGCGCCGACAGGACGAGGCCATGGCCTTGCTGGAGCGCCTGCGCGCCGCCGAGCCGTTTCGCCGCCCCAAGGCCGACCAGCAGGGCGCACGCCGCCGGGAGTTCCGCCGCTGGCCGATTCCCGAGGGCGTGACCCTGGAGCTCCACGATAGCAACGGCTGGAGGACCGCCGATGTGCTGGACATGGGAGTGGGCGGTGCTCGGCTCAACGTCCTACCTGCCTTCGCCGATGGCCCCACGCCCGCCCGGCTCAAGGCTCCGGCGTCGCAGGCCGTGCTCGTGCTGTGCGATGTGATGTGGAAAGACAACGACGGTCGTGCGGGGATTCGCTTTGAGTTCCGCGACGAAGACGAGCGTGAGAACTGGTCGGGGGGGCTGATCGATGCGCTCCTGGCACGGCACGCGGTGAGCTAA
- a CDS encoding Gfo/Idh/MocA family protein, which yields MKRIGLMGCGVVADYGHSHAVAQTDGLTLAALYDPNPEALARLAGRYPEAQAFTDAEAFYRSGLDAVTITSPAPYHLENLRGAANHGLHVLCEKPLAMTETEIEQMIGIAEGAGILFATALCYRFSPVAQKIKQMVEERWIGDIRAMRLIYVWNLHGKWERDNHGNHYESARRIGRFEEGGPMVDCGVHQIDLALWWSGSELVRQQAAAAWIEEHDAPGHMWLHMDHANQCHTCVEISYSYTHTAQNPYDLFTYELIGTDGLIRYVRDGWFFEVRNSQGTLQLPGASEKDFHGMYAAWRDALHTGKLGSLPSAREGLRVTRIARRATEAVMGSRYRK from the coding sequence ATGAAACGAATTGGACTCATGGGCTGCGGCGTGGTCGCCGACTACGGCCACTCCCACGCGGTCGCCCAGACCGATGGCCTGACGCTGGCCGCGCTCTACGACCCCAACCCCGAGGCACTCGCGCGGCTGGCGGGACGCTACCCCGAGGCGCAGGCCTTCACCGATGCCGAGGCGTTCTACCGCAGTGGGCTCGATGCGGTCACGATCACGTCGCCGGCTCCCTACCATCTGGAGAACCTACGCGGCGCGGCCAACCACGGCCTGCACGTGCTCTGTGAGAAGCCCCTCGCCATGACCGAGACCGAGATCGAGCAGATGATCGGGATCGCCGAGGGGGCGGGGATTCTCTTCGCCACCGCGCTCTGCTATCGGTTTAGCCCGGTCGCCCAGAAGATCAAGCAGATGGTCGAGGAGCGCTGGATCGGCGATATCCGGGCGATGCGCCTGATCTATGTCTGGAACCTGCACGGCAAGTGGGAGCGCGATAACCACGGCAACCACTACGAATCGGCGCGGCGCATCGGGCGCTTTGAAGAGGGCGGCCCGATGGTGGACTGCGGCGTGCACCAGATCGATCTCGCGCTCTGGTGGAGCGGCTCGGAGCTCGTGCGCCAGCAAGCCGCCGCCGCCTGGATCGAGGAGCACGATGCCCCCGGGCACATGTGGCTCCACATGGACCATGCCAACCAGTGCCACACCTGTGTCGAGATTAGCTACTCCTACACCCACACCGCACAGAACCCCTACGATCTCTTCACCTACGAGCTGATCGGCACCGATGGCCTCATCCGCTATGTCCGTGATGGCTGGTTCTTTGAGGTCCGCAACTCCCAGGGAACCCTCCAGCTCCCTGGCGCGAGCGAGAAGGACTTCCACGGGATGTACGCCGCTTGGCGCGATGCCCTCCACACCGGCAAGCTCGGCTCGCTGCCGTCGGCGCGCGAGGGCCTCCGGGTGACCCGGATCGCCCGCCGCGCCACCGAGGCCGTGATGGGCTCACGCTACCGAAAATAG
- a CDS encoding ROK family protein — MSWNREARYVVGADLGGTNIRAAVLDREGKMLGHGKRPSLALEGATRTVAQIKQAVDEAISEAGVSRAEIGGLGIGVPGHIDPTGKKVLWAPNFYEDGFPYRNISLGDPIAEATALPVLMGNDANVAAMGEFRFGAGRGTRTMVMFTLGTGVGGGLILDGKLWTGFTGGAGELGHIIIAAGDRGGAAAYGSLESMAQIAAICERASRKLCQGRPSVLAERCAYDWHRITPKDIADAANEGDAVAREVLEETGYYIGLGVTSVVMLLNPEKIVIGGGVSGAGELLFEPIRRTAWANSSSTLIKDCPIIAAELGDDAGIYGGAGLVFDALESAV; from the coding sequence TTGAGTTGGAATCGGGAAGCCCGCTATGTGGTGGGAGCGGATCTGGGTGGCACCAACATTCGCGCGGCGGTACTAGATCGCGAAGGCAAGATGCTTGGCCACGGGAAACGCCCGTCGCTGGCGCTGGAGGGCGCGACGCGCACGGTTGCACAGATCAAACAAGCCGTTGACGAAGCCATCTCTGAGGCGGGCGTCAGCCGGGCCGAGATCGGGGGGCTTGGCATTGGAGTGCCGGGCCATATCGACCCCACGGGCAAGAAGGTTCTCTGGGCTCCGAACTTCTACGAGGATGGCTTTCCCTACCGGAATATCTCCCTGGGCGATCCCATTGCGGAGGCGACTGCGCTTCCCGTTCTGATGGGCAACGATGCCAATGTCGCGGCCATGGGCGAGTTCCGCTTTGGCGCGGGGCGCGGCACGCGGACCATGGTGATGTTTACCCTTGGGACGGGTGTTGGTGGCGGGCTGATCCTGGACGGCAAGCTCTGGACCGGCTTCACGGGCGGTGCGGGTGAGCTGGGGCACATTATTATCGCGGCGGGAGACCGGGGCGGGGCGGCTGCCTACGGGAGCCTGGAGTCCATGGCCCAGATCGCGGCGATCTGCGAGCGTGCCTCCCGCAAACTGTGCCAGGGACGACCGAGTGTGCTGGCGGAACGCTGTGCCTACGACTGGCACCGAATCACCCCCAAAGATATCGCCGATGCTGCCAACGAAGGCGATGCGGTCGCGCGGGAGGTGCTGGAAGAGACCGGCTACTACATTGGTCTTGGGGTGACGTCTGTGGTGATGCTCCTCAACCCGGAGAAGATCGTGATCGGGGGCGGCGTCTCGGGTGCAGGCGAGCTTCTCTTTGAGCCGATCCGACGGACCGCGTGGGCGAACTCGTCCAGCACGCTCATCAAGGACTGCCCGATTATCGCGGCGGAGCTGGGCGACGATGCCGGGATCTACGGCGGGGCAGGGCTTGTCTTCGATGCGCTTGAGAGCGCCGTTTAA
- a CDS encoding EamA family transporter: MSWAGWALLSACFAALTAILAKVGIQGIPSNLAMAVRTSVVLVAAWGLVLARGEARELTALPQKTLLFLVLSGLATGASWLCYFKALALGPVSRVAPIDKLSFVLAAILAVVFLKEKLTWPLALGCLLIVAGVLLTLYSPTK, encoded by the coding sequence GTGAGCTGGGCAGGCTGGGCGCTTCTCTCAGCCTGCTTCGCCGCGCTGACCGCGATCCTCGCCAAGGTCGGTATTCAGGGAATTCCCTCCAACTTAGCCATGGCGGTGCGCACGAGTGTCGTGCTGGTCGCGGCCTGGGGGCTGGTGCTGGCCCGCGGCGAGGCACGAGAGCTGACCGCGCTTCCCCAAAAGACCCTTCTCTTTCTTGTCCTCTCGGGCCTCGCCACCGGCGCGTCCTGGCTGTGCTACTTTAAAGCCCTGGCACTTGGCCCTGTCTCACGAGTCGCGCCTATCGACAAGCTCAGCTTTGTGCTCGCCGCGATCCTGGCGGTGGTCTTTCTCAAGGAGAAGCTCACCTGGCCGCTGGCGCTGGGGTGCCTGCTGATTGTCGCGGGGGTTTTGCTGACCCTCTACAGCCCCACAAAGTAA
- a CDS encoding creatininase family protein: MQLGTKTWTEIPGLTERVVVCPIGALEQHGHHLPLLTDSFIGGEIARRVEAATEEIALFTPMLWVGASHHHLSFPGTVSLSQATYRAVIEDMAESLISAGFRKLFFLNSHSGNIVPTQSALLEVQLRYQETLPELYLSVGSWFELALPELAALGLVQKKVIHACEWETSVIQVTHPELVKDSRPASRRDIDSAFWSPDHIKNNRLAVLRTMKQGSETGAFGFPDDASPEKGELLIQTATDVIVKFVREYATWPTVP, translated from the coding sequence ATGCAACTTGGCACAAAAACCTGGACCGAGATCCCCGGGCTCACCGAGCGGGTCGTGGTCTGTCCCATTGGCGCACTGGAGCAGCATGGGCACCACCTCCCCCTCCTCACGGACTCGTTTATCGGCGGCGAGATCGCGCGACGAGTCGAGGCAGCAACCGAGGAGATTGCCCTCTTCACCCCCATGCTCTGGGTCGGGGCGAGCCACCACCACCTGAGCTTCCCCGGGACGGTTAGCCTCTCGCAAGCGACCTACCGTGCCGTGATCGAGGACATGGCGGAGAGCCTGATCTCGGCGGGGTTTCGCAAGCTATTTTTCCTCAACTCCCACTCGGGCAATATCGTCCCCACCCAGTCCGCTTTGCTCGAAGTTCAGCTCCGCTACCAAGAGACGCTGCCCGAGCTCTATCTCTCGGTGGGCTCCTGGTTCGAGCTCGCCCTCCCCGAGCTAGCGGCCCTGGGGCTGGTGCAGAAGAAGGTGATCCATGCCTGTGAGTGGGAGACCAGTGTCATTCAGGTCACCCACCCCGAGCTCGTCAAAGACAGCCGCCCGGCATCACGGCGGGATATCGACTCGGCGTTCTGGAGCCCGGACCACATCAAGAACAATCGTCTGGCGGTCCTCCGCACGATGAAGCAAGGCAGCGAGACCGGCGCATTTGGCTTCCCCGACGACGCCTCGCCAGAGAAAGGCGAGCTTCTGATCCAGACCGCCACCGACGTAATTGTCAAGTTTGTGAGAGAATACGCAACCTGGCCGACCGTGCCTTAG
- a CDS encoding S66 peptidase family protein: protein MNWPRPLRPGGTIGICSPAGPSPEGAVERGAQALEKRGYKVVVAPHATAHHPRLDYLAGTEAQRLDDLNGLIRNPEIDLILAARGGYGAGKLLDGLDYEALCADPKPLVGYSDITALNLALASKGVVSYSGIMATAGDGFGEDTLDPFSEASFFQAVTQSDPVFTQPTDAPLLVHRGASTLTGPLFPVCLSLLESLIATPYVPDMTGGLLLIEDVYEELYAVDRALNQLRLAGVLERLAGILIGSFNGFKDERDAVLLHGVPELALEAAPEQVGVVSGFVYGHIPRRFTLPMGVTATLHAPKSTLTITR, encoded by the coding sequence ATGAACTGGCCACGTCCTCTTCGCCCCGGTGGCACCATTGGTATCTGCTCCCCCGCGGGGCCGTCCCCGGAGGGCGCGGTCGAGCGTGGCGCGCAAGCCCTCGAAAAGCGTGGCTACAAGGTCGTGGTCGCGCCCCATGCGACGGCTCATCACCCGCGCCTCGACTACCTCGCGGGCACCGAAGCCCAGCGCCTCGACGATCTTAACGGGCTGATTCGCAACCCGGAGATCGACCTGATCCTGGCGGCCCGTGGGGGCTACGGGGCGGGGAAGCTGCTCGATGGGCTCGACTACGAGGCGCTCTGTGCCGATCCCAAGCCGCTGGTGGGCTACTCGGATATCACGGCGCTCAACCTCGCGCTGGCGAGCAAGGGCGTCGTGTCGTACTCAGGGATCATGGCCACGGCGGGCGATGGCTTTGGCGAGGATACCCTAGACCCGTTCTCGGAGGCGAGCTTCTTCCAGGCCGTCACCCAGAGCGATCCGGTCTTCACCCAGCCCACCGATGCCCCGCTGCTTGTCCACCGCGGCGCATCCACCCTCACCGGGCCGCTCTTCCCGGTCTGCCTGAGCCTGCTAGAGTCGCTGATCGCCACGCCCTATGTCCCGGACATGACCGGAGGGCTGCTCTTGATCGAGGATGTCTACGAGGAGCTCTACGCCGTCGACCGAGCGCTCAACCAGCTCCGGCTCGCAGGCGTCCTGGAGAGGCTGGCAGGCATCCTCATCGGCTCGTTTAATGGCTTCAAGGACGAGCGCGATGCCGTGCTGCTCCATGGAGTTCCCGAGCTCGCTCTCGAAGCCGCCCCAGAGCAAGTCGGCGTGGTCTCCGGCTTTGTCTACGGCCACATTCCCCGCCGCTTCACACTTCCAATGGGCGTGACGGCGACACTGCATGCACCGAAGAGCACGCTGACGATCACGCGCTAA
- a CDS encoding amidohydrolase family protein: MTVYFNATVHTMTTPSARAEAFVVREGAFAFVGSSADALAYAGPDAERVDLGGKTLVPGFCDSHLHLYMYGAGLLRTADVMGVASLGELFAKLADHAARYDGPFLLARGFDQSKLAEGRFPTREELDALSPTRPLLLTRICGHAMVVNSAALALVTDAERRAGDPETGLYTETAITPFYQLVPPLTEAEGEEAVLHAAQVALASGITSVGTLLDTPEQLGAYARLHRRGQLPIRVTGMPPQASCDTLHAHGIGTTFGDSWLKLGGAKFFSDGSLGAYTALMAEPYDATGECGTRIYDPEVLKQRCAELQKKGFQIVIHAIGDQAVRESLDAIEFALGDEDNAFHRHRIEHTSILPPDLQARMAQKKVIAAIQPQFVTSDTWTGERIGAERARHAYPFAAMRAAGIPLALGSDCPVEKLDAFLCLHAAVNRHPWSPEGGLTVDEALYDYTVGSHYSLHNDHQLGRIAPGYLADFVALSAPPSPENLLTLKAEQVYVAGQKVG; encoded by the coding sequence GTGACTGTCTACTTTAATGCCACTGTCCACACGATGACCACTCCCAGCGCCCGCGCTGAGGCGTTTGTGGTGCGTGAGGGTGCGTTCGCCTTTGTCGGGAGCAGCGCCGACGCACTTGCCTATGCGGGGCCGGATGCAGAGCGGGTCGATCTCGGGGGAAAGACCCTGGTCCCTGGCTTCTGCGACTCCCACCTGCACCTCTACATGTACGGCGCGGGGCTCCTGCGAACCGCGGATGTGATGGGAGTTGCCTCCTTGGGCGAGCTCTTCGCCAAGCTCGCCGACCACGCCGCCCGCTACGACGGCCCTTTCTTGCTCGCACGTGGCTTTGACCAGAGCAAGCTGGCCGAGGGGCGCTTTCCCACCCGAGAGGAGCTCGATGCGCTCTCGCCCACACGACCGCTCCTGCTGACCCGCATCTGTGGCCATGCCATGGTGGTGAACTCCGCGGCGCTGGCGCTGGTCACCGACGCCGAGCGCAGGGCGGGCGACCCGGAGACGGGCCTCTACACCGAGACCGCGATCACCCCGTTTTATCAGCTCGTCCCCCCGCTGACCGAGGCGGAGGGCGAGGAGGCCGTGCTTCACGCGGCCCAGGTGGCGCTTGCGAGTGGGATTACCAGTGTGGGGACACTTCTTGACACGCCCGAGCAGCTCGGGGCATACGCACGCCTTCATCGGCGGGGACAGCTCCCGATCCGGGTCACGGGGATGCCCCCTCAGGCGAGCTGCGACACGCTCCATGCCCACGGGATCGGCACGACCTTTGGCGACTCCTGGCTCAAGCTGGGCGGGGCGAAGTTCTTCTCCGATGGCTCCCTGGGGGCCTACACCGCCCTCATGGCCGAGCCCTACGACGCGACCGGCGAGTGCGGGACCCGCATCTACGACCCCGAGGTCCTCAAGCAGCGCTGCGCCGAGCTCCAGAAAAAGGGCTTCCAGATTGTGATCCATGCCATTGGAGACCAGGCCGTGCGCGAGAGCCTCGATGCGATTGAGTTTGCCCTCGGCGACGAAGACAATGCCTTCCACCGTCACCGCATCGAGCACACGTCGATCCTGCCCCCCGATCTGCAGGCACGGATGGCCCAAAAGAAGGTTATCGCCGCGATCCAGCCGCAGTTTGTGACCTCCGACACCTGGACCGGGGAGCGGATCGGGGCGGAGCGAGCACGTCATGCCTACCCCTTCGCCGCCATGCGCGCTGCGGGGATTCCCCTCGCGCTGGGGTCGGACTGCCCTGTGGAGAAGCTCGATGCCTTTTTATGCCTCCACGCCGCGGTCAATCGCCATCCGTGGAGCCCCGAGGGGGGCTTGACCGTGGACGAAGCCCTCTACGACTACACGGTCGGGAGTCACTATAGCCTCCACAACGACCACCAGCTGGGCCGGATCGCACCAGGCTATCTTGCGGACTTTGTCGCTCTCTCCGCGCCCCCGAGCCCGGAGAACCTCCTCACTCTGAAAGCGGAGCAGGTCTATGTCGCGGGCCAGAAAGTGGGCTAG
- a CDS encoding EAL domain-containing protein, with protein sequence MPVLSVAHREELVARLLHATRGIAYVAQLDRETGRLSDLAIAECARAQELLPLAPGSSFGAALEAAIPPEDQQARLRAFQSGRREVQTRVRCTDQEGTTHWLHEEAIVEGTHVVGVLSVLPTVPPTIEPLVRPEPEPAAPRPRSLRTLAKPTTSGELERALDEKQFTLAYQFQLRPAERMLVGAEVFVRWRHPSQGLLFPGRFLQKAEESGLIIPLGTWVIEAAFAQQQAWLQRGYSIPLSINLAVNQVTSPHFAEQLPAAPLSLELPESALALHGKALVPHLTALKERDFTLGLDNAGLTPLPESLLEQLPLSYVKLSRTIVQDLDSPENQQRAEALAAQAREHNLQLVADGVETSAQATWLQERGYPVLQGYLYSRPLAAEALEEIIRSGSYQLP encoded by the coding sequence ATGCCTGTTCTATCCGTGGCCCACCGTGAAGAGCTTGTCGCGCGTCTGCTCCACGCGACGCGTGGGATCGCCTATGTCGCCCAGCTCGACCGGGAGACGGGCAGGCTATCGGACCTTGCCATTGCGGAGTGTGCGCGGGCGCAGGAGCTCCTCCCGCTCGCCCCTGGCAGTAGCTTTGGGGCAGCCTTGGAAGCCGCCATCCCCCCCGAAGACCAGCAGGCACGCTTAAGGGCCTTTCAGTCGGGGCGACGTGAGGTGCAAACCCGTGTCCGCTGCACCGACCAAGAGGGAACCACCCACTGGCTCCATGAGGAGGCGATTGTCGAAGGCACTCACGTGGTAGGGGTTCTCTCCGTGCTCCCCACCGTGCCTCCGACCATCGAGCCCCTCGTTCGCCCAGAGCCCGAGCCGGCCGCACCGCGCCCCCGCTCGCTACGAACACTCGCAAAACCAACCACCTCTGGGGAGCTGGAGCGTGCCCTCGATGAGAAACAGTTCACCCTTGCCTACCAGTTCCAGCTCCGGCCAGCGGAGAGGATGCTGGTGGGCGCGGAGGTGTTTGTCCGCTGGCGTCACCCCAGCCAGGGCCTCCTCTTTCCCGGCCGCTTCCTCCAGAAAGCGGAAGAGTCGGGGCTGATCATCCCGCTTGGCACCTGGGTGATCGAGGCCGCGTTTGCGCAACAGCAAGCCTGGCTCCAGAGAGGCTACTCGATCCCGCTGAGCATCAACCTTGCGGTCAACCAGGTCACGTCACCCCACTTTGCCGAGCAGCTCCCAGCGGCCCCGCTCAGCCTGGAGCTCCCCGAGAGTGCCCTCGCCCTCCATGGCAAGGCCCTGGTGCCGCACCTGACAGCCCTCAAGGAGCGCGACTTCACGCTGGGTCTAGACAACGCCGGCCTGACTCCCCTCCCCGAGAGCCTACTGGAGCAGCTCCCCCTCTCCTATGTCAAGCTCTCCCGCACGATTGTCCAAGACCTCGACTCCCCCGAGAACCAACAGCGAGCCGAGGCGCTGGCAGCGCAGGCACGGGAGCATAACCTCCAGCTTGTCGCCGATGGGGTCGAGACCAGTGCCCAGGCGACCTGGCTTCAGGAGCGCGGGTATCCCGTTCTTCAGGGCTACCTCTACTCCCGCCCCCTCGCCGCCGAGGCCCTTGAGGAGATCATTCGCTCGGGGAGCTACCAGCTGCCCTAG
- the hisS gene encoding histidine--tRNA ligase, with amino-acid sequence MRYAPPKGTYDILPSAPGRDAVQDSSNWQWLESHFRELCRLYAFSEVRTPIFEAHELIHRSVGEGTDIVAKETFDFVTKGGDHLTLRPEGTAGVMRAFVTNRLYVERPTSKLFYIGPNFRYERPQKGRYRQHHQAGAELLGAAGPEADAEIIALACAFYARLGLTDLTVKLNTVGTPESRAAYVEALRAWAEPLLPQMSADNRRRYEENALRMLDSKEPQDIALLGSAPALRDYLDAPSQEHFAQVKHYLTALGLAYDEDPRLVRGFDYYTHTVFEIQSSVLGDKALGGGGRYNGLIEAVGGPATPGIGFGLGLERVLLALEELKTLEAPAPTLGAFLCPLGDAARARCVELLAELRRAGIAADMDYTERRMKVMLEQADQNRARFAVILGDDELAKGVATVRDMQTKAQESIALDLLAERLA; translated from the coding sequence ATGCGCTATGCCCCCCCCAAAGGTACCTACGATATCCTTCCCTCGGCTCCCGGCCGTGATGCTGTCCAAGACTCAAGTAACTGGCAGTGGCTGGAGTCCCACTTCCGCGAGCTCTGCCGCCTCTACGCCTTCTCCGAGGTGCGAACCCCTATTTTTGAAGCCCACGAGCTGATCCACCGCTCGGTCGGTGAGGGCACGGATATCGTTGCCAAAGAGACCTTTGACTTTGTGACCAAGGGCGGCGACCACCTGACCCTGCGCCCAGAGGGCACCGCGGGCGTGATGCGGGCCTTTGTGACCAACCGCCTCTATGTCGAGCGCCCCACCAGTAAGCTGTTCTATATCGGCCCGAACTTCCGCTACGAGCGCCCGCAGAAGGGCCGCTACCGCCAGCACCACCAAGCCGGCGCGGAGCTCCTGGGGGCGGCAGGCCCGGAGGCCGATGCGGAGATTATCGCGCTTGCCTGCGCCTTCTACGCGCGCCTTGGCCTGACCGATCTGACCGTCAAGCTCAACACGGTCGGGACCCCAGAGAGCCGTGCGGCCTATGTGGAGGCACTGCGCGCCTGGGCCGAGCCGCTCCTGCCCCAGATGAGCGCCGATAACCGCCGCCGCTACGAGGAGAACGCACTACGGATGCTGGACTCCAAGGAGCCGCAGGATATCGCGCTTCTGGGCTCAGCCCCCGCCCTTCGTGACTACCTCGATGCCCCGAGCCAGGAGCACTTTGCCCAGGTGAAGCACTACCTCACCGCCCTGGGGCTCGCCTACGACGAAGACCCACGGCTGGTGCGTGGCTTTGACTACTACACCCACACCGTCTTTGAGATTCAGTCGTCGGTGCTGGGCGACAAGGCACTGGGCGGCGGCGGGCGCTACAACGGCCTGATCGAGGCGGTCGGTGGCCCCGCGACTCCCGGGATTGGGTTTGGGCTCGGGCTGGAGCGCGTCCTCCTGGCGCTCGAGGAGCTCAAGACCCTGGAGGCACCCGCCCCAACCCTCGGTGCGTTTCTCTGTCCCCTCGGAGATGCGGCACGCGCGCGCTGTGTCGAGCTGCTTGCAGAGCTTCGTCGGGCGGGAATCGCAGCGGACATGGACTACACCGAGCGGCGTATGAAGGTCATGCTGGAGCAAGCCGACCAGAACCGCGCCCGTTTTGCCGTTATTCTGGGCGATGATGAGCTTGCTAAGGGGGTAGCAACCGTTCGCGACATGCAAACCAAGGCCCAAGAGAGCATTGCCTTGGATCTGCTAGCAGAGCGGCTCGCCTAA
- a CDS encoding MFS transporter, translated as MRKRSSDASLPDDGFKAVLRPILLLALTVFIDLLGFGIILPNLPLYIKQAVGQSAGDAAFMGGLLAASYSLTQFLCAPFWGRYSDRVGRRPVILISLLGVGVAYIFFGLSNGHLWMLFTARLLAGVLSSASIGVAFAYVADVTTPQNRAKGMGLLGACFGLGFMMGPAIGGFLGKVSLSLPAYVAAGMALANFFLSSRLLPESLSPEERARLSAADRPGTLEQLRRVLTGPTIGLYALSFISILGFAAIEQAFGFFLLARGIATDKNLPERFGIIMAFVGIVGIIVQGGLIGRFVTRLGEGTVARIGMAVLVVGYIALTLPREWSWLVFLPTIPLSGGRSMMGPAISALITRKSTEGQGLNLSVQSSFDALARTIGPLLAGWLFKTFGPTMPYYFSAGITVVALVITVAVPSILTLSQDEEAR; from the coding sequence ATGCGAAAGCGCTCCTCCGATGCTTCTCTTCCCGATGATGGCTTCAAGGCCGTCCTGCGTCCCATTCTCCTCCTGGCCCTGACGGTCTTTATCGACCTATTGGGTTTTGGGATTATCCTGCCGAACCTGCCGCTCTACATCAAGCAAGCGGTCGGCCAGAGTGCGGGGGATGCCGCCTTTATGGGAGGCCTCCTGGCGGCATCGTACTCCCTGACGCAGTTTCTCTGTGCGCCCTTCTGGGGCCGCTACTCCGACCGAGTGGGGCGTCGCCCCGTGATCCTAATCTCCCTGCTCGGTGTGGGGGTGGCCTATATCTTCTTTGGGCTCTCCAATGGGCACCTCTGGATGCTCTTTACCGCGCGGCTCCTCGCGGGCGTGCTCTCCTCGGCCTCGATTGGTGTCGCCTTTGCCTATGTCGCCGATGTGACAACGCCTCAGAACCGTGCCAAGGGGATGGGGCTTCTAGGGGCTTGCTTCGGGCTGGGGTTCATGATGGGGCCGGCTATCGGGGGCTTCTTGGGGAAGGTCAGCCTCTCGCTTCCCGCCTATGTCGCGGCCGGGATGGCTCTAGCGAACTTCTTTCTCTCGTCGCGTCTCCTTCCCGAGTCCCTCTCCCCGGAGGAGCGTGCGCGGCTCAGCGCCGCCGACCGTCCGGGGACTCTGGAGCAGCTACGGCGGGTGCTCACGGGACCAACCATCGGGCTCTACGCGCTGTCGTTTATCTCGATTCTCGGGTTTGCTGCTATCGAGCAGGCCTTTGGGTTCTTTCTTCTGGCACGCGGGATCGCGACCGATAAGAACCTCCCCGAGCGTTTTGGGATCATCATGGCCTTCGTGGGGATCGTCGGGATCATTGTCCAAGGGGGGCTGATTGGCCGCTTTGTGACCCGTCTTGGCGAGGGGACTGTCGCGCGGATCGGGATGGCGGTTCTGGTGGTGGGCTATATCGCCCTGACCCTGCCACGGGAGTGGAGCTGGCTGGTGTTCCTGCCGACCATCCCGCTCTCCGGGGGGCGCTCGATGATGGGGCCGGCGATCTCGGCGCTGATCACGCGAAAGTCGACCGAGGGGCAGGGGCTGAATCTCTCCGTGCAGTCGTCGTTTGATGCCCTTGCCCGCACCATTGGCCCTCTTCTCGCAGGCTGGCTCTTCAAGACCTTTGGGCCAACCATGCCTTACTACTTCTCTGCGGGGATAACCGTGGTTGCGCTCGTGATCACGGTCGCGGTGCCCTCGATTCTGACACTCTCCCAGGACGAGGAAGCACGATGA